Proteins encoded in a region of the Bacteroidales bacterium WCE2004 genome:
- a CDS encoding Outer membrane cobalamin receptor protein, protein MVKIIRYILSLATLFLAGAHSLIGQEVELRDSLEAARVTDLHRMRREVGVMLTTPENLRATASPLGEGDALRWVQALPGVATGADGTSAFYVRGGNSGGNLLTVDGIPVYGYSHLLGITSILPSDVVATARFVKGGFGGAQGNFSSSHIALQTVDSRPEQREITLTLNNFLAGAGVTAPVGEKGAVIAAGRISPLSIEYQALKGLMQGGLGDLNGLGAGVFDLFGKFCWAFNEKDRISASVLGSMDRYTFLTSDGSGERMGWGNIIGAVQSRHERGWGSVRLSASYNGYRSIQQQDKNFRSREYNFSLTSLLDEISLSADGAFPLGNGIEVDAGIKMCLGGFAPGQFGQKVNRKWTALTSGYVQGVWRTRRLSVDGGVRLNAFKYDQTGLVPDFNLSAKWRPFPFLAVEGTFDRISQFYHTLEGLPLGWTMDVIVPASSSLPAEELRQGYAGLEFSFGRNQLSVGAFVREMDNVIYYKNAGDLFSGAQTAWEEAAEAGKGDARGIEVLYEFCGEEFYAKASATVANATRSGFATVNGGRPFHAAFDRHVVANATVEWRQISLSFVYQDGNWVNGRGERYEVPFPGDESVMLEYYSSINNHQMPPLVRLDASYRLKWSWGRVANEVNLGVCNLLNHFNPYTVYYDTKEGVWKEMALLPILPNFSWRIKF, encoded by the coding sequence ATGGTCAAGATTATTCGATATATCCTCTCGCTCGCGACATTGTTTCTTGCGGGCGCGCATTCTCTTATAGGTCAGGAAGTCGAACTACGTGATTCGCTGGAAGCCGCGCGGGTGACAGACCTGCATAGGATGCGGCGAGAGGTGGGCGTGATGCTCACGACGCCGGAGAACCTTCGGGCAACGGCGTCGCCTTTGGGAGAAGGAGACGCGCTCCGTTGGGTGCAGGCGCTTCCCGGCGTGGCGACGGGTGCGGACGGAACGTCCGCGTTCTATGTCCGCGGCGGCAACAGTGGCGGAAACCTGCTGACAGTGGACGGGATTCCGGTCTATGGTTATTCTCACCTGCTTGGCATTACGTCGATCCTTCCCTCGGATGTGGTCGCAACCGCCAGATTCGTCAAGGGCGGGTTTGGCGGCGCACAAGGGAACTTCTCTTCTTCGCACATAGCGCTGCAGACAGTGGATTCCCGCCCGGAACAAAGGGAGATTACGTTGACTTTGAACAACTTTCTGGCGGGGGCCGGGGTAACCGCCCCTGTCGGAGAGAAGGGTGCGGTCATTGCCGCCGGGCGGATTTCGCCCCTTTCGATAGAATATCAAGCGTTGAAAGGCTTGATGCAGGGCGGTCTGGGCGACCTAAATGGTCTGGGGGCAGGCGTGTTCGATCTCTTCGGTAAATTCTGCTGGGCCTTTAACGAGAAGGACAGGATCTCCGCCTCGGTCCTGGGCAGCATGGACCGATACACATTCTTGACTTCGGACGGATCCGGAGAGCGGATGGGTTGGGGGAATATCATCGGCGCGGTACAATCCCGGCACGAAAGGGGTTGGGGGAGCGTCCGGCTGTCGGCTTCTTACAATGGCTACCGCAGTATCCAACAGCAGGACAAGAACTTCCGGAGCCGGGAGTATAATTTTTCCTTGACTTCTCTCCTGGATGAAATCAGTCTTTCCGCCGACGGGGCCTTCCCGCTGGGCAATGGAATTGAAGTGGATGCCGGCATTAAAATGTGCCTTGGCGGTTTTGCTCCGGGGCAATTCGGGCAAAAGGTCAACCGGAAGTGGACGGCGTTGACGTCAGGTTATGTGCAGGGTGTTTGGAGAACGCGTCGGTTGAGCGTGGATGGTGGCGTGCGGCTCAACGCATTCAAATATGATCAGACGGGTCTGGTCCCGGACTTCAATCTTTCCGCCAAGTGGCGTCCTTTTCCTTTTCTTGCCGTTGAGGGGACTTTTGACCGCATCTCGCAGTTTTACCACACGTTGGAAGGCCTCCCGCTTGGTTGGACGATGGACGTGATTGTGCCCGCGTCTTCCTCGCTTCCTGCGGAGGAACTCCGGCAGGGATACGCCGGACTGGAATTCTCCTTCGGAAGGAATCAGTTATCCGTCGGGGCGTTTGTCCGGGAAATGGACAACGTGATCTATTACAAGAACGCAGGAGATCTGTTCAGTGGCGCGCAAACCGCGTGGGAGGAAGCCGCGGAAGCGGGGAAAGGAGATGCTCGGGGAATCGAAGTGCTTTACGAGTTTTGCGGTGAAGAATTCTACGCAAAAGCGTCCGCTACGGTTGCAAATGCCACGCGGAGCGGGTTCGCAACCGTGAACGGAGGGCGGCCGTTCCATGCTGCGTTTGACAGGCACGTGGTCGCAAATGCGACGGTGGAATGGCGCCAGATTAGCCTGTCTTTTGTCTATCAGGATGGCAACTGGGTCAACGGGCGGGGAGAGCGGTATGAAGTGCCTTTTCCTGGCGATGAATCCGTGATGTTGGAATACTATTCGTCGATCAATAACCATCAGATGCCGCCGCTCGTTCGTCTGGACGCATCGTATCGTCTGAAATGGTCCTGGGGGCGCGTCGCCAATGAAGTTAATCTGGGGGTCTGCAATTTGCTGAACCATTTCAACCCTTATACGGTCTATTATGACACCAAGGAGGGGGTTTGGAAAGAAATGGCCCTGCTTCCTATCCTGCCGAACTTCAGCTGGCGGATCAAGTTCTGA
- a CDS encoding NAD(P)-dependent dehydrogenase, short-chain alcohol dehydrogenase family produces the protein MNEQYSVAGKVAVITGAAGALGGSLARHFAAQGADVVALVHRPEQVEPTVASLQALGGKPCGYACNVMDTEAVSKIADEVIAKYGKVDILINVAGGNVAGANVMPDQNFWDMKLEDWTKVLDLNLNGTVYPCHVFTKVFAKQGYGCILNISSMAAYDALSRVAGYGAAKEGVSNFTRWLAAEMAIKYGEKIRVNALAPGFFIGKQNRAALLNEDGSLTERSVKVIAKTPMRRFGDLTELNGAAQFLCSDAASFVTGVILPVDGGFSSFSGI, from the coding sequence ATGAACGAACAGTATTCCGTAGCCGGCAAGGTGGCCGTGATCACCGGCGCCGCCGGCGCGCTGGGCGGCTCGCTCGCCCGGCATTTCGCCGCGCAGGGCGCCGACGTGGTGGCCCTCGTCCACCGTCCCGAACAGGTCGAACCGACCGTGGCGTCCCTCCAGGCCCTGGGCGGCAAGCCCTGCGGCTATGCCTGCAACGTGATGGACACGGAGGCCGTGTCCAAGATTGCCGACGAGGTCATCGCCAAATACGGCAAGGTGGACATCCTGATCAACGTGGCCGGCGGCAACGTCGCCGGAGCCAACGTGATGCCGGACCAGAACTTCTGGGACATGAAGCTCGAGGACTGGACCAAGGTGCTCGACCTCAACCTCAACGGCACCGTCTATCCCTGCCACGTCTTCACGAAGGTATTCGCGAAGCAGGGCTACGGCTGCATCCTCAACATCTCCTCGATGGCGGCTTATGACGCCCTGTCCCGCGTCGCGGGCTATGGCGCCGCCAAGGAAGGCGTGTCCAACTTCACGCGCTGGCTGGCCGCCGAGATGGCCATCAAGTACGGCGAGAAGATTCGCGTGAACGCGCTGGCGCCGGGTTTCTTCATCGGCAAGCAGAACCGCGCCGCCCTGCTCAACGAGGACGGCTCGCTGACCGAGCGTTCGGTCAAGGTCATCGCCAAGACGCCGATGCGCCGCTTCGGCGACCTGACGGAACTCAACGGCGCCGCACAGTTCCTGTGCAGCGACGCCGCTTCCTTCGTCACCGGCGTCATCTTGCCGGTGGACGGCGGCTTCAGTTCCTTCAGCGGGATTTAA
- a CDS encoding D-mannonate dehydratase: protein MEKTWRWFGPADKITLSMLRQIGVEGIVTALHQYAPGELWPEADIRALQDYIAAAGLRWSVVESLPVSEEIKYAGPRRDELIETYKQSLANLGRCGIHTVCYNFMPVIDWARTDLEHPMPDGTTALYFDRVRFAYFDIKILKREGAEKDFPQDVLEQVEALDRTITDAEKAQLVDTLIVKTQGFVNGPLGDGEGSPVARFRALMEPYKGITRDQLRENLRYFLEAIMPVCREWDMRMCVHPDDPPMQIFGLPRIVCSAEDIRWMLDAVDDFHNGVTFCAGSLSAGAHNDVEAMAREFAPRTHFVHLRTCNLLPGGNFVEAPHTDGRVDLVELIRIFEREGRDLPMRVDHGRTMLGDETRGYNAGYSFHGRMLALGQVSGMMAAVQNELKKEK, encoded by the coding sequence ATGGAGAAAACCTGGAGATGGTTCGGCCCTGCCGACAAGATAACATTGAGCATGCTGCGCCAGATCGGCGTGGAAGGGATTGTGACCGCCCTGCACCAATACGCGCCGGGCGAACTCTGGCCCGAGGCGGACATCCGCGCCCTGCAGGACTACATCGCCGCGGCCGGCCTGCGCTGGTCGGTCGTCGAGAGCCTGCCCGTCAGCGAGGAGATCAAATACGCCGGTCCCCGCCGCGACGAACTGATCGAGACCTACAAGCAGAGCCTGGCGAACCTGGGCCGCTGCGGCATCCACACGGTCTGCTACAACTTCATGCCCGTCATCGACTGGGCGCGCACCGACCTGGAGCACCCCATGCCCGACGGGACCACGGCGCTGTATTTCGACCGGGTCCGCTTCGCCTATTTCGACATCAAGATCCTCAAGCGCGAAGGCGCGGAGAAGGATTTCCCGCAGGACGTGCTGGAGCAGGTCGAGGCGCTGGACCGCACGATCACCGATGCGGAGAAGGCCCAGCTCGTGGACACGCTCATCGTCAAGACGCAGGGCTTCGTCAACGGCCCGCTCGGTGACGGCGAAGGCTCGCCCGTGGCCAGGTTCCGCGCCCTGATGGAACCGTACAAGGGCATCACCCGGGACCAGCTCCGCGAGAATCTCCGCTACTTCCTCGAAGCCATCATGCCGGTCTGCCGGGAGTGGGACATGCGCATGTGCGTGCATCCCGACGACCCGCCCATGCAGATCTTCGGCCTGCCGCGCATCGTGTGCAGCGCGGAGGACATCCGCTGGATGCTCGACGCGGTGGACGATTTCCACAACGGCGTCACTTTCTGCGCCGGCTCGCTCTCCGCGGGCGCGCACAACGACGTAGAGGCGATGGCGCGCGAATTCGCCCCGCGCACGCACTTCGTGCACCTGCGCACCTGCAACCTGCTGCCGGGCGGCAACTTCGTGGAGGCGCCGCACACCGATGGCCGCGTGGACCTGGTCGAGCTCATCCGCATCTTCGAGCGCGAAGGGCGTGACCTGCCGATGCGCGTGGACCACGGCCGCACCATGCTGGGCGACGAGACGCGCGGCTACAACGCAGGCTACAGCTTCCACGGCCGCATGCTGGCCCTCGGCCAGGTCAGCGGCATGATGGCGGCTGTCCAGAACGAACTCAAAAAAGAGAAATAA
- a CDS encoding glycoside/pentoside/hexuronide:cation symporter, GPH family — MANNANEAKGFYKLSWMQRIGFGAGDMAQNLIYQTVSIWLLFFYTNVFGLKPGPAAVMFLVVRLVDVLWDPVVGTIVDKSNPKWGKYRSWLVFGGIPLVGLAILCFWNGLSASSDTVKLIYAYVTYVGMSMCYTLVNVPYGALNASLTRDTNEITILTSTRMFMANLGALCVKSLPIIIAIFAPKVLNEETGKMTAVYNTPEAGGAWFITYAIFAVVGLALLLFCFSQCKERVVMDAKESANVKVSDLWMEFFRNKPLRVLAFFFITAFAMMSVSNAADSYFMTYNVGATPLLTTLFMWLGTIPAFIFMPLVPAIKRKIGKKGMFYLFLGVAVLGMALMYTFVSIPATKSNFVLLCIAQFVKSTGIITATGYMWALVPEVIAYGEYTSGKRIAGIVNALTGIFFKAGMALGGVVPGLVLAWVGFNADLSKQTPLAEQGILWLVCVIPAILLLLAIFIISKYDLSDERMDEINKEIEARHLNA, encoded by the coding sequence ATGGCGAATAACGCGAATGAAGCCAAAGGCTTCTACAAACTGAGCTGGATGCAGCGCATCGGCTTCGGCGCCGGTGATATGGCGCAGAACCTCATCTACCAGACCGTCAGCATTTGGCTGCTTTTCTTCTACACCAACGTCTTCGGGCTCAAACCCGGCCCCGCCGCCGTGATGTTCCTGGTCGTGCGTCTCGTGGACGTACTCTGGGATCCCGTGGTGGGCACCATCGTGGACAAGAGCAACCCGAAATGGGGTAAATACCGTTCCTGGCTCGTCTTCGGCGGCATTCCGCTCGTGGGTCTGGCCATCCTCTGCTTCTGGAACGGCCTGTCCGCGTCGTCCGACACCGTCAAGCTCATCTACGCCTACGTCACCTACGTCGGCATGTCGATGTGCTACACGCTTGTCAATGTCCCGTACGGCGCGCTCAACGCCTCGCTGACCCGCGACACCAACGAGATCACCATCCTGACGTCCACCCGCATGTTCATGGCCAACCTCGGCGCCCTCTGCGTCAAGTCCCTGCCGATCATCATCGCCATTTTCGCCCCGAAGGTGCTCAACGAGGAGACCGGCAAGATGACCGCGGTGTACAACACCCCGGAGGCCGGCGGCGCCTGGTTCATCACCTACGCCATCTTCGCCGTCGTCGGTCTCGCCCTGCTGCTTTTCTGCTTCTCGCAGTGCAAGGAGCGGGTCGTGATGGACGCCAAAGAGTCCGCCAACGTCAAGGTGAGCGACCTGTGGATGGAATTCTTCCGCAACAAGCCGCTGCGCGTGCTCGCCTTCTTCTTCATCACCGCCTTCGCAATGATGAGCGTGAGCAACGCCGCCGATTCCTACTTTATGACCTACAACGTCGGCGCCACTCCGCTGCTGACGACGCTCTTCATGTGGCTCGGCACCATCCCGGCCTTCATCTTCATGCCGCTCGTGCCCGCCATCAAGCGCAAGATCGGCAAGAAGGGCATGTTCTACCTCTTCCTCGGCGTCGCCGTCCTGGGTATGGCGCTGATGTACACCTTTGTGTCCATCCCCGCCACCAAGAGCAACTTCGTGCTGCTGTGCATCGCCCAGTTCGTCAAGTCCACCGGCATCATCACCGCCACGGGCTACATGTGGGCCCTCGTTCCTGAGGTCATCGCCTACGGCGAGTACACCTCCGGCAAGCGTATCGCCGGTATCGTCAACGCCCTCACGGGCATCTTCTTCAAGGCCGGCATGGCGCTTGGCGGCGTGGTTCCGGGCCTGGTCCTCGCCTGGGTCGGATTCAATGCCGATCTCTCGAAGCAGACGCCGCTCGCCGAGCAGGGTATCCTCTGGCTGGTCTGCGTAATCCCCGCCATCCTGCTCCTCCTCGCCATCTTCATCATCAGCAAGTATGACCTCAGCGACGAGCGGATGGACGAGATCAACAAGGAGATCGAAGCCAGACATCTCAACGCATAA
- a CDS encoding Glycosyl hydrolases family 43, protein MAKKVQKRYLFPADYMADPSVHVFDGKLYIYPSHDWESAAPDDDFGSEYDMKDYHVLSLEGNDPMTSPVKDNGVALDIKDVPWARRQLWDCEVAKGRDGKYYMYFPAKDKTDIFRCGVAVSDSPTGPFKAMPDPIRGSYSIDYAILHDDADDEYYMYFGGIWGGQLQRYEDNLAKDNGTSYPADGQPAIPARVVKLGKDMLQFAEEPKPVVLLDEDGTPIKVEDNERRFFEASWMHKYKGKYYFSYSTGDTHKICYAIGDNPYGPFTYKGVILTPVYGWTTHHSIVEFGGKWWLFHHDSVPSKGINRLRSLKVCELTYREDGTIETIEGLDQ, encoded by the coding sequence ATGGCTAAGAAAGTTCAAAAACGCTATCTCTTCCCCGCCGACTACATGGCGGACCCGTCCGTGCACGTGTTCGACGGCAAGCTTTATATCTATCCTTCCCACGACTGGGAGTCCGCCGCGCCGGACGACGACTTCGGCAGCGAGTACGACATGAAGGACTACCACGTCCTCTCCCTGGAAGGCAACGACCCGATGACCTCCCCGGTCAAGGACAACGGCGTCGCCCTGGACATCAAGGATGTCCCCTGGGCCCGCCGCCAGCTCTGGGACTGCGAGGTCGCGAAAGGCCGTGACGGCAAGTACTATATGTATTTCCCGGCCAAGGACAAGACCGACATCTTCCGCTGCGGCGTGGCCGTCTCCGACAGCCCGACCGGCCCGTTCAAGGCCATGCCGGACCCGATCCGCGGCAGCTACTCCATCGACTACGCCATCCTGCACGACGACGCCGACGACGAGTACTACATGTACTTCGGCGGCATCTGGGGCGGCCAGCTCCAGCGCTACGAGGACAACCTCGCCAAGGACAACGGCACGTCCTATCCCGCCGACGGCCAGCCGGCCATCCCGGCCCGCGTGGTCAAGCTCGGCAAGGACATGCTGCAGTTCGCCGAGGAGCCGAAGCCGGTCGTGCTGCTCGACGAGGACGGCACCCCGATCAAGGTCGAGGACAACGAGCGCCGCTTCTTCGAGGCCAGCTGGATGCACAAATACAAGGGCAAGTACTACTTCAGCTACTCCACCGGCGACACGCACAAGATTTGCTACGCCATCGGTGACAACCCTTACGGCCCGTTCACCTACAAGGGTGTCATCCTGACCCCGGTCTACGGCTGGACCACGCACCACTCCATCGTGGAGTTCGGCGGCAAATGGTGGCTCTTCCACCACGACAGCGTGCCCTCCAAGGGCATCAACCGCCTGCGCAGCCTCAAGGTCTGCGAGCTCACCTACCGCGAGGACGGCACCATCGAGACCATCGAGGGCCTGGATCAGTAA
- a CDS encoding Peptidase C10 family protein, whose protein sequence is MINMTRTIRIALSVGVAVLFAVSCSKEPSDIPSVLRQHLSSTEISDAKTVDQKKEDDFTVTREMIEAFLQSGPEKGSARMSISPYPSKDNPLLYVINYDNGWKIIPGDSRFGLVLAESSTGQIDLSVKTKNATFHQWLEEYAKQIEQARSRQLEGNRFEESARAWSLFRAPEEVMLDAEKIATTKSNESNELMWVKINYRCNRVEDTLGYVAPLLQTKWGQEDPWNKSMPISFYGWRSVTGCPAVAVSQVLFYFHNRQNIPNGLYNSVNITNRNFFYERKEGGDIRWYCSLQLSRSGFTENSSQWDNMPLNNDDATANYKLVSDFMLDVGQRLGLHYSEADTHVHTHDGIYDTTPCNLTGIWEDYVSTTPESVISSLELGSPVIVAANNNHEGHTWVIDGYLRSEISITHTYEWWPVNMLPEIPAVFEYKTTSELLKEHNYMIYQGMLETREEHYSIRLFNMNWGFAGEHDGYASMEPYPYGWQGFSNHVKVQHHLVPGELIIN, encoded by the coding sequence ATGATTAACATGACAAGGACTATTCGAATTGCGTTATCCGTCGGAGTTGCTGTCCTATTTGCTGTCTCCTGCTCCAAGGAGCCTTCCGACATTCCTAGTGTTTTACGGCAACATCTTTCATCTACAGAGATATCTGATGCCAAGACTGTAGATCAGAAGAAGGAGGACGATTTTACCGTGACGAGAGAAATGATTGAGGCGTTTCTTCAAAGCGGGCCTGAAAAAGGAAGCGCGCGAATGTCCATTTCTCCTTACCCTTCGAAAGACAATCCTCTTTTGTATGTCATCAACTACGATAATGGCTGGAAAATCATTCCGGGAGATTCTCGTTTTGGTCTTGTTCTGGCAGAGAGCAGTACGGGACAAATAGATTTATCGGTAAAAACCAAGAATGCCACTTTCCACCAGTGGTTAGAAGAATATGCCAAACAGATCGAACAAGCGCGTAGCAGACAACTTGAGGGAAATCGGTTTGAGGAGAGCGCACGAGCCTGGTCGCTATTTCGTGCACCGGAAGAAGTGATGTTGGATGCAGAGAAGATAGCGACAACAAAAAGTAATGAGTCTAATGAATTAATGTGGGTAAAGATTAATTACCGTTGTAACAGGGTTGAGGATACTCTTGGATATGTCGCACCTCTTCTGCAAACCAAATGGGGGCAAGAGGATCCGTGGAACAAGAGTATGCCGATCTCATTCTACGGGTGGCGATCCGTGACGGGTTGTCCAGCGGTGGCGGTGTCTCAGGTCTTATTCTATTTTCACAATCGACAGAATATTCCGAATGGGCTATACAATTCTGTAAATATCACTAACCGTAATTTTTTTTATGAGAGAAAAGAGGGCGGGGATATAAGATGGTATTGTTCCCTGCAGCTGAGTAGATCAGGGTTTACGGAGAACTCTTCGCAATGGGATAATATGCCGCTGAATAATGATGATGCGACTGCAAATTATAAGCTTGTGTCAGATTTTATGCTGGATGTGGGCCAGCGGCTTGGGTTACATTATAGCGAGGCGGACACGCATGTTCACACCCACGACGGGATTTATGATACGACGCCATGTAATTTGACCGGAATATGGGAAGACTACGTTTCAACAACGCCGGAATCGGTAATATCGTCTTTAGAGTTGGGCTCTCCGGTCATTGTAGCTGCAAATAATAATCATGAAGGCCACACGTGGGTTATTGACGGCTATTTGAGGTCGGAGATTTCCATCACTCATACATATGAATGGTGGCCTGTTAATATGCTTCCTGAGATACCGGCAGTCTTTGAGTATAAGACCACCAGTGAATTGTTGAAGGAGCACAACTATATGATTTATCAAGGTATGTTGGAAACGAGAGAGGAGCATTACTCCATAAGGTTGTTTAATATGAATTGGGGCTTTGCCGGTGAGCATGATGGATATGCTAGTATGGAACCATATCCGTATGGCTGGCAGGGCTTTTCTAATCATGTGAAGGTACAGCATCATCTCGTTCCGGGTGAGTTAATAATTAATTAG
- a CDS encoding Glycosyl hydrolase family 115, whose translation MDKKRSLLSLAAALLLTIPAVARDFPGITEARLAPGRFPLIERGVPVAVVTDPADARGIQIAAETLREDFARVCGQKAPEAGSRAILAGSVDSPLIRGLAARGLVDLSGLKGQYESYFISTLGQMVPGYDDALVIVGADMRGTIYGLYEISEQIGVSPWYDWADVPVQHRETLSLAPGTYVAPQPAVRYRGIFLNDEAPCLTGWVRNTYGTEYGDHRFYARVFELLLRLRANFMWPAMWDWAFYADDPDNSRTADEMGIIMGTSHHEPMARNHQEWARRKGADGPWDYTANRKVLDRFFTEGVERAKDTEDLITIGMRGDGDAALGVEGQEARYIDLLEGIITNQRKIIRKVTGKRPEQRPQVWALYKEVQQYYDLGLRVPDDVTILLSDDNWGDVRKLPTAAERKRKGGWGIYYHVDYVGAPRNSKWLNVTPIQNMWEQLQLTYAYGVDRLWVLNVGDLKPMEYPIDLFLSMARTPEAYTAENLLDHTRAFCAAAFGEDQAAEAARILNLYCKYSGRTTAEMMDRTTYDLASGEFKQVCDEFARLEAEALRQFLSLAPEARDAYRQLILFPVQALSNLYEMYYAQAMNLDLYAKGDPAADRWADAVERCFKRDAFLMEQYNKEMSGGKWDGMMTQKHIGYFSWNDNFPADRLPRVMRIGEVAPGGFSFAIDKRGYTAIEAEHYFAAQAAEGTRWTLIPDMGRTLGALAMLPYTQPAEGGALTYRVQLPEGVDSVRVHVVTKSTLAFNNTGHRYEVSLGGASQTQHFNALLNEDPQNIYSVYYPTVARRVVETVSGLPATGGWTELVLRPLDPGIVFEKIVVDYGGYTPQFLFGTESSATRGAAE comes from the coding sequence ATGGACAAGAAGAGATCCCTCCTTAGCCTGGCAGCGGCCCTGCTGCTCACGATCCCCGCTGTCGCCCGCGACTTCCCCGGCATCACCGAAGCGCGCCTGGCCCCCGGCCGGTTCCCGCTGATCGAGCGGGGCGTGCCCGTGGCCGTGGTCACGGACCCGGCGGACGCCCGCGGCATCCAGATCGCGGCGGAGACGCTGCGGGAGGATTTTGCCCGCGTCTGCGGGCAGAAGGCGCCCGAAGCGGGCAGCCGCGCCATTCTGGCCGGCTCCGTGGACAGTCCGCTCATCCGCGGACTCGCCGCGCGGGGGCTGGTCGACCTGAGCGGGCTGAAGGGACAGTACGAGAGTTATTTCATTTCCACGTTAGGCCAGATGGTGCCGGGCTACGATGACGCACTCGTCATCGTCGGGGCAGACATGCGCGGCACCATCTATGGCCTGTACGAGATCTCCGAGCAGATCGGCGTGTCGCCCTGGTACGACTGGGCCGACGTGCCCGTGCAGCACCGGGAGACGCTCTCGCTGGCGCCCGGCACCTATGTGGCGCCGCAGCCCGCCGTCCGCTACCGCGGCATCTTCCTCAACGACGAGGCCCCCTGCCTGACCGGCTGGGTCAGGAACACCTATGGCACCGAATACGGCGACCACCGCTTCTACGCCCGCGTGTTCGAGCTCCTGCTGCGCCTGCGGGCCAATTTCATGTGGCCGGCGATGTGGGACTGGGCCTTCTATGCCGACGATCCCGACAACAGCCGCACGGCCGACGAGATGGGCATCATCATGGGCACCTCGCACCACGAGCCGATGGCGCGCAACCACCAGGAGTGGGCGCGGCGCAAAGGCGCGGACGGCCCCTGGGACTATACCGCCAACCGCAAGGTGCTCGACCGCTTCTTCACCGAGGGCGTCGAGCGCGCCAAGGACACGGAAGACCTGATCACCATCGGCATGCGCGGTGACGGCGACGCCGCCCTGGGCGTCGAGGGCCAGGAAGCGCGATACATCGACCTGCTGGAAGGCATCATCACGAACCAGCGCAAGATCATCCGCAAGGTCACGGGCAAGCGCCCGGAGCAGCGCCCGCAGGTCTGGGCCCTCTACAAGGAGGTCCAGCAGTACTACGACCTCGGCCTGCGCGTCCCCGACGACGTGACCATCCTGCTGAGCGACGACAATTGGGGCGACGTGCGCAAGCTCCCCACCGCCGCCGAGCGCAAGCGCAAGGGCGGCTGGGGCATCTACTACCACGTGGACTACGTGGGCGCCCCGCGCAACTCCAAGTGGCTCAACGTCACCCCCATACAGAATATGTGGGAGCAGCTCCAGCTGACATACGCCTATGGCGTGGACCGGCTCTGGGTGCTCAACGTCGGCGACCTCAAGCCGATGGAGTATCCCATCGACCTCTTCCTGTCGATGGCCCGCACGCCCGAGGCCTACACGGCGGAGAACCTGCTGGACCACACGCGCGCCTTCTGCGCGGCGGCCTTTGGCGAAGACCAGGCCGCCGAAGCGGCGCGCATCCTCAACCTCTACTGCAAATACAGCGGCCGCACCACGGCCGAGATGATGGACCGGACCACCTATGACCTCGCCTCCGGCGAATTCAAGCAGGTCTGCGACGAATTCGCCCGGCTGGAAGCCGAGGCGCTGCGGCAGTTCCTCTCCCTCGCGCCCGAGGCGCGGGACGCCTACCGCCAGCTCATCCTCTTCCCGGTCCAGGCCCTGTCCAACCTCTATGAGATGTACTACGCGCAGGCAATGAACCTCGACCTCTACGCCAAGGGCGACCCGGCGGCCGACCGCTGGGCCGACGCCGTGGAGCGCTGCTTCAAGCGCGACGCGTTCCTGATGGAGCAATACAACAAGGAGATGTCCGGCGGCAAGTGGGACGGGATGATGACGCAGAAGCACATCGGCTATTTCTCCTGGAACGACAACTTCCCCGCCGACCGCCTGCCGCGCGTGATGCGCATCGGCGAAGTCGCCCCCGGCGGCTTCTCCTTCGCGATTGACAAGCGCGGCTACACCGCCATCGAGGCGGAGCACTATTTCGCGGCGCAGGCCGCGGAGGGCACCCGCTGGACGCTCATCCCCGACATGGGCCGCACCCTCGGCGCCCTGGCGATGCTGCCCTACACGCAGCCGGCCGAAGGCGGCGCGCTGACCTACCGCGTGCAGCTGCCCGAGGGCGTGGACAGCGTCCGCGTCCACGTGGTCACCAAATCCACGCTCGCCTTCAACAACACCGGCCACCGCTACGAGGTCTCGCTCGGCGGCGCCTCGCAGACGCAGCATTTCAACGCGCTGCTCAACGAAGACCCGCAGAACATCTATTCGGTCTACTACCCGACCGTCGCCCGTCGCGTGGTGGAGACCGTGTCCGGGCTGCCCGCCACGGGCGGCTGGACCGAGCTCGTGCTTCGCCCGCTGGATCCGGGCATCGTTTTTGAAAAAATCGTCGTGGACTACGGCGGATATACACCCCAGTTCCTGTTCGGGACGGAATCCTCCGCCACGCGTGGCGCCGCTGAATGA